The Nisaea sp. genome includes a region encoding these proteins:
- a CDS encoding bifunctional sugar phosphate isomerase/epimerase/4-hydroxyphenylpyruvate dioxygenase family protein: MKTSIATVSISGDFEEKMAAIAAAGFDGIEIFENDFLAFDGSPRDAGQLVRDHGLEITLFQPFRDFEGMPEPQRTRTFDRAERKFDLMGELGADLVLICSNVSPLSLGGIDRAAADFAELGERAAKRGIRVGYEALAWGRHINDHRDAWEIVRRADHPNIGLIVDSFHTLARDLDPNSIRSVPGDKIFFVQLADAPAIDMDLFHWSRHYRCMPGEGDLDVTKFMSAVAATGYDGYVSLEIFNDQFRGGSPKTISIDGHRSLVYLMDRVKRSEPGIVMDVPEMPDRVRASGIEFIEFAADEKEAEELCSQLTALGFKKAGRHIAKDVRLWRQGDINIVINTEREGFAHSSYLVHGTTVCDIGLKVEDATATVERARQLGATLFEQPVGPGELSIPAIRGVGGGIMHFLDSHSDLARVWEIEFKPEDDQAPGLDVGLTSIDHLAQTMNYEEMLTWLLFYTSIFDTRKTPMVDVVDPAGLVRSQAIENPEGSLRITLNGAENNKTLAGHFISESFGSAVQHVAFKTDDIFATAELLKKTGFVPLAISPNYYDDLDARFALDEDLLTRLQSACILYDRDEQGEYFQIYSPNYGEGFFFEIVERRGGYSGYGASNAQFRIAAQKRALESEPTSIRG; encoded by the coding sequence ATGAAAACCTCCATCGCCACGGTCTCGATCTCGGGTGACTTCGAGGAGAAAATGGCTGCCATCGCCGCAGCCGGTTTCGACGGCATCGAGATCTTCGAGAACGATTTCCTCGCCTTCGACGGATCGCCCCGCGACGCCGGGCAACTGGTGCGCGACCACGGCCTGGAAATCACCCTGTTCCAGCCTTTCCGTGATTTCGAAGGCATGCCCGAGCCGCAACGCACCCGCACCTTTGACCGGGCGGAACGGAAGTTCGACCTGATGGGGGAACTCGGCGCGGACCTCGTGCTGATCTGCTCCAACGTCTCACCACTCTCGCTCGGCGGCATCGATCGGGCGGCAGCGGATTTCGCCGAACTTGGCGAGCGGGCGGCCAAACGAGGAATTCGTGTCGGCTATGAAGCCCTCGCCTGGGGCCGCCATATCAACGACCACCGGGACGCCTGGGAGATCGTACGCCGGGCCGATCATCCGAATATCGGTCTGATCGTCGATTCCTTCCACACACTCGCGCGGGATCTTGACCCGAATTCCATCCGGTCCGTTCCGGGCGACAAGATCTTTTTCGTTCAGCTTGCCGACGCGCCGGCGATCGACATGGATCTCTTCCACTGGAGCCGGCATTACCGCTGCATGCCGGGCGAAGGCGATCTCGACGTCACCAAGTTTATGAGCGCCGTCGCAGCCACCGGGTACGACGGCTATGTCTCCCTCGAAATCTTCAACGATCAGTTCCGTGGGGGCTCCCCCAAGACCATCTCCATCGATGGGCACCGCTCCCTTGTCTATCTGATGGACAGGGTCAAACGCTCCGAGCCGGGCATCGTGATGGACGTTCCGGAGATGCCGGACCGGGTCCGGGCCTCCGGTATCGAGTTCATCGAATTCGCGGCGGACGAAAAAGAGGCCGAGGAGCTCTGCTCCCAACTGACGGCGCTGGGGTTCAAGAAAGCCGGACGGCACATCGCAAAGGACGTGAGGCTCTGGCGCCAGGGCGATATCAACATCGTCATCAATACCGAGCGCGAAGGCTTTGCCCATTCGTCCTATCTGGTTCACGGCACAACCGTCTGCGATATCGGCCTGAAGGTGGAAGACGCGACCGCCACAGTGGAACGGGCCCGCCAGCTCGGCGCGACGCTGTTCGAGCAACCCGTCGGCCCCGGCGAGTTGAGCATCCCCGCCATTCGGGGGGTTGGCGGCGGGATCATGCATTTCCTCGACAGCCACAGCGACCTTGCCCGGGTCTGGGAGATCGAGTTCAAGCCGGAAGACGATCAGGCTCCGGGTCTGGATGTCGGCCTGACCAGCATCGATCACCTGGCCCAGACCATGAACTACGAGGAAATGCTGACCTGGCTGCTGTTCTACACATCGATCTTCGATACCCGCAAAACGCCGATGGTCGATGTTGTCGATCCCGCCGGACTGGTCCGCAGCCAGGCAATTGAAAACCCGGAAGGCTCGCTCCGCATCACGTTGAATGGCGCGGAAAACAACAAGACCCTTGCCGGACATTTCATTTCGGAAAGCTTCGGGTCCGCCGTACAGCATGTGGCCTTCAAGACCGACGACATTTTCGCAACCGCGGAGCTCTTGAAGAAAACCGGCTTCGTCCCCCTCGCCATTTCACCGAATTACTATGACGACCTGGATGCCCGTTTTGCACTCGACGAAGATCTGCTCACGCGCCTTCAAAGCGCCTGCATTCTCTACGACAGAGACGAGCAAGGTGAGTATTTCCAGATCTACAGCCCCAATTACGGCGAAGGCTTCTTCTTCGAAATCGTCGAGCGGAGAGGTGGATACTCAGGATACGGCGCAAGCAACGCGCAGTTCCGGATAGCCGCCCAGAAGCGGGCGCTCGAAAGCGAGCCCACAAGCATAAGGGGATAA